DNA from Desulfuromonas sp. AOP6:
GCTGCAGAGGTTTGAAATGGACAAGGTTGAGGCGGCCCGGGAATTCTGGTACGAAACGCTCATGGGTATCGACGAGAGCCTGCGGGAGTTTTTCTAAACCCAAGGGTAAGGTTGCCGGCAGGGCAGGGGTTGCCAGGGAAAAAGACTCTATGCTATCGTCCCCGAAGTTTTCCGGGGAGGTTCGTTTTTCATGCTCTTTTTGCTGCTGCTGATTCCCATCGCTATTCTCTGCGCCATTCTTGCCTGGCTAAGCTGGCGCGCCCGTCATCGCAAGGTGGCGCTGGTAATGGTGGGAATCAGCCTGTTTTCTTCCACCATCTGTATCGTCACGATTATTGGCAGCGTCTTTTTTTACCAGGCTCTCGAAAAATCTCTCGGATAGCTTTACTGTAGGTTGTGGCCGGACGTCAGGGGCAGGGATTATGCGCAAAAAACTTATTTACAGCGGCGTGATAGTTGTCTTGCTTTTTTTTTCAGTTCTCCCTGGCCCGCGCGGGGTGCTGTACGATAACGCCTTGTTCAGGTCGATAGACAGCGCCGCCCTGACCTATGTAAACGAGGCACTTTTGCGGGCTGGTGGAAGTTACGTCATTGCCCGCACTCTCAACGCGGTCATTTCCGTGGTGCAGGAAAGTGAGCTGATGGTCCAGCCGGCCGGCGTCGGCGTCACCCTGGCTCTCGGCCAGGCTCTTGATCCTGTCAACGATCTGGTTGAGCGTTTTTCCTGGGTAATGTTGGCGTGCCTGGCTTCTCTTGGCATCCAGAAGGTTCTCATTGAAATTAGTCCCTGGCTGAGCATCCAGGTTCTTCTGGTCGGCTCTCTGACCTTTTTCCTGGCGGCGCTGTGGTCATCGGGGCGCTTTTCCGCCAATTTTGCACGACTGGCCAAATCCCTGCTGCTGGTGGTTGTCCTGGTTCGCTTTTGTGTGCCGGCCATGGCCTGGATCAACAACGCGGCCTATGATGCGGTACTGGAACAGCGGTATGCCGAAACCATCAACGAAGTGAAGTACGACCTTGAAACGCTTCAAAAAGTGGTTCCTGACGCGGCCGGCGTAACAGCGTCATCACCTGAAAATTCTGCCGGCTGGCTGGAAAAAACCCGTCAGGCATTGAACCAGGCCGCCGAGCAGAGTCTGAGCGTCCTTGATTTTCGCCAACGGCTTGACGCCGTCAAACGGGTTAGCACCGGCATCTTCGATAAGTTGATTCAGCTGGTGGTCATCTTCGTGCTCAATACCATTTTGCTGCCCCTTTTTTTCCTCTGGGGATTTTTGCGACTGGGGCGGATGATATTCACTCCAGATTTTGGTAAGGTCGTAGAGCATAGGGTGCGCGAGGGTATTTCAGGAAAAAATCGCTGATACTCACCAATATATTTTATGGTGGAAAAGGTTACAGGTTATTTAAGACATGTTGACTGAAAACGAAAAAAGGGCTCTGAAGACGCTTCTGGACCATGCTGTGGATCCGAAAGAGGCCATGTGCCTCGACCAACTGGAGGGCTACCTCTTTGGCCTGGCGATTACACCGGACAGTACGGAACCGGGGGAATGGTTTGCCGATATTTTTGGTGAATCCCTGGCGGCATTCCCTGATTCCGCTGAGTCGGACCGACTTTTTGCCACCTTGACGGAAACGATCCTTCGGCTCCAGTCCCTTCGCAAAGTATCGAAACTCGATTTTCCCTTTGACCTGGCGCTACAGAAAGCAAATAATTTTTTAGCCGTTAAAAAGTGGGCTTCCGGCCTGGATAAGGCTCTGGCCCGGCGCGCTTATCTGTGGATGCCGGAAGAAGTCCTGGAAAAAACCGAAATGGATGAAGACCGCGAAGCGATCATGAATTGCCTTCTGATCGTTTTGGGGGTGGCTCATCCCGAAAAACTTCCCGAAATGTTCGAAGGTGTTGGCGAAAACGAAAAAGAGATCATGGGAGTCTGGAACCAGCTGCTGGATCAGCTGGCTCTGGCGGTAGAATCTCTGCAGGACTTTGCCGATTTTCTGCAGATGCAGAAAGCTGGCGGAGCTATTGGGGAACAGCGCTCATTTTTGGTCACTTCAGGCGGGCGTACGGGTCGAAACGACCCCTGCCCCTGTCGCAGTGGCAAAAAATATAAAAAATGTTGTGGCCTGAATTAATAAATGAGGTGATTCGTCCGGTGGCTCAAACTGGCGGAACTAAAAAGGCGAT
Protein-coding regions in this window:
- a CDS encoding UPF0149 family protein, with the translated sequence MLTENEKRALKTLLDHAVDPKEAMCLDQLEGYLFGLAITPDSTEPGEWFADIFGESLAAFPDSAESDRLFATLTETILRLQSLRKVSKLDFPFDLALQKANNFLAVKKWASGLDKALARRAYLWMPEEVLEKTEMDEDREAIMNCLLIVLGVAHPEKLPEMFEGVGENEKEIMGVWNQLLDQLALAVESLQDFADFLQMQKAGGAIGEQRSFLVTSGGRTGRNDPCPCRSGKKYKKCCGLN